From Streptomyces sp. SCSIO 75703:
CGCGCGGGGCTGCCTGGCGGGCGACCTCGAGGACCGCGTCGGGCGGGTCCTGGCGGGCCGCGGCGCGGGCAGCCGCCCGAGCCGCGTCCACACACTGGATCTGGGCCGCCACCACCAGGAGCACCCACACCAGAGCCATGGCGAACGCCACCAGCACCGGCAGCACCACGGCGGTCTCCGCCGTCACGAACCCCTCATCGCCCGAGCCGGTGAACCGGCCACCGGCCCGCGGATCGCACCGCCCCCTGTCGGCCGGTCCGCCGTTTCCCCCTCCCGACCGGGCCGGCCGGCTCGTCCGCCGCTCACATCCGCACACTGAGCGCCTGCTTCACGATGCGCTGCAACTCGGTGCTGACCGCCCCGCTCGTCACCACCTTGTAGAGGACCACCGCGAACGCCACGGCCGCGACGATGCCCATCGCGTACTCCGACGTGACCATGCCCGCGTCCCGTCGCCGTGCCGTCCGTACCTTGATCACCAGGGCACGCAGCCGTGCCCGTACCGCCTGAGACATCACAACCCCCGTAAGGTCCGTTCCCACCGCCAGCCCGCTGTTCCTCCGCTGTCGGCCGCCCACGTCAGTGGCACTGCGCCGTGCGGCTCCGTCCCGTCATCGACCACCTCCTCCGCCCAGCGCCCCGCCCGCGAGGCCGATCACCACGGGGAGGACGCCCACCGCGACGAAGGCGGGCAGGAAGCACAGCCCCACCGGAGCGGTGACCATGACGGCGGCCCGACGAGCCCTGGCCGTCGTCGCCCGTGCCCGGTCGGCGCGTGCCCGCGCGGCGAGACGGGCGACGGGAGCGGCGGCGGGCAGCCCGGACACGTCGGCCCGTTCCAGCAGCCGTGCGAGCGGTCCGGCGCCCGGAAGCTCCGCCAGGGTGCGCCAGGCGCCGCCGGGTTCTCCGCCGAGCCGCACTTCCGCCGCGCCGCGGGCCAGAGCGTCTCCCAGCGGGCCGCCGAGGGCATCGCCCACCGCCTGGGCCGCCACGACCGGGCCGGCGCCCGCGGCGACGCAGGCGGCCAGGAGGTCGGCGGCGAGCGGGAGTTGACGGGCCGCTTCCTCGGCGCGGGCCTTCTCCGCCTCCTCGCCGGTCGTCGCTCTCCGGCGCTGCCGACGCCACAGGCCGGCCGCGACCAGCAGTCCCGTCACGGCTCCGGTCGCGCCCCCGATCAGGGCCCACCCGGCTCCCACCGCGCCCAGCAGAGGCAGCACCCGGCGCACGGCGTCCATCACTTCGGTGCCCCGGGTGCCAGGGCCGGCCGGCTCGGGTGTCAGCAGTGCGGTGAGCCGTCCGCGTGCCTTCCGGTCCCGCCGGGTCGCGCCGGCCCAGTACACCAGCGCCGCGGCCGCTGCCGCCGCCCCCACCACCACCCCCAGCCTGTGGACCACGTCGCCGCTCATGTCACCGCCTCCGCTCCCCGCACGATCCGCGTCACCCACCACACGCCGAGGCCCTCCAGCACCCCGCCGGCCAGCAGACAACCCAGCCCCGCTCCGGTGTGCAGCAGTACGTGCAGCGGGTCCGCGCCCAGGGCGACGCCCAGGAGAAGCCCCAGTGCGGGGAGGCAGGCGAGCATCACGGCCGTGGCACGGGCACCGGCCAGTTGGGCGCGCAGGTCGGCCCGTTGCTCGCGTTCCGCGCGCAACGCGGTCTCCAGCCGGTCGAGTCCGGCCGCGAGCCCCGCGCCCTGGTCCACGGCCACCCGCCAGCACGCCGCGAGGCCCCTCAGTCCCTCGGCACCCGGTCTGCGTGCCGCCGCGGTCAACGCGCCTGGGACGTCCCCGCCGAACCTGGCCGCCGCCAGCAGCCCCGCCCGTGCCTCCCCGAGCCCGGCGAAGTCCCGTGCGGCCCACAGCAGTGCCTCGGCCGGCTGCCGCCCTGCCCGCACTTCGCCGGCAAGGACCCCGCACAGCGCGATCACCGCGTCCTGCCGTCGCTCACCATCCCGCCGGACACTTCCGGCCCGCCGCACCCCGCGCAGCACCGGTACCCCGGCCGCCCCCGCGACGACCGGCAGCACCGAGCCGCCGAGGACCGCCAGGAACAGTCCGGCGACCAGGCACCACCACTCGGGGCGCAGCCTGCCGTGGGCCCGCAGCGCGGCTTCCCGCAACCGCCGTGCCGGGCGCGGCGGACCGGCCCCGGCCGTGCCTCCGTGGGCGAGCAGGAGCCTCGCGCGCCGCACCCCGGGATGTCCTCCGCCCGCCAGCCACCCGGCCACGCCCAGACACACCAGGGCCAGTCCCACCGACAGCTCGTTCGTGGTCGTCACCGGCACACCTCCCCTGCCGGGACCTCCGCGGGGAGCCGGTCGCCGCGCAGCAGTTCACGCAGCCGCGCCCAGCCCCGCTCGGCCACGAACGCCTCGGGGCCCCAGCGCAGCGCAGGTACCGTCCGGACCAGGCCCGAGGGGTCCCGTTCCAGGACGTGGACCTCGGCGATGCGGCGCCGTCCGGCCCTGTCGCGCACCAGGTGCAGGACCACCGACAGGGCCGCCGCCAACTGGCTGTGCAGCGCCGCCCGGTCGAGCCCGGCGGCCGTGCCGAGGGCTTCCAGCCGGGCCGGGACGTCGGCGGCGGCATTGGCGTGCACGGTGCCTTCTCCGAACTTAGAAGTCGCGCATGCTCCGAGCTCTCCGAGGATAGAAAGAGTGCTGGTCACGGGGCCTCCTCTCATGAAAGCGGCTCCGCCAGCGTGCTGGCGGAGCCGGGGGTCAGGCTCGTGCGGCGATCTCGCCGAACGAGGGCATTCCTAGGTAGATCGACTGTCTGACTCGGCGCGGGTCCGGGCGGAGCATCGGACGGCGGATGCAGGCTTCTCTGAACTAGGAGGCAAGGGCCCCAATAGCCCCCCCCCTGTTCAAACGTGAGACATGTCACACCGCACTGCTGGGTGAGCCGAGCGGTGCCGAAGCCCCAGGTCACAGCGTCACAAGCGGAAGAATTCGATCTACTCCGCATCGACAGGCTTTGCGGGTTTTAGTGGCTCTCATGTCGCGCACGGCGCCGCGAATGTAATGAATGTGCTGTTTCTTCCGGCCATCCGCCCAAGTAGAACGACTTACTGCAGGAGAGCGGGCTGATGGCCGCTTCCAGGCAGGATGTGGTATTTCCACGAGCCCCAGCATGGCGCCCGCCCATTTGACGTAAGTTGAGGCGCGCGAAAATCCTGAGAGTTGCCTGGTCAGAGCCCTCGGGTCCAGCATGGTTCAACCGGCGACCGCGGGCCGCCGCCTGACAAGGCGGCGGCCTCCTGCTGTCACAGGAGGCCGCCGGTGGTGGTGAATCCGATCTCCGCGAAGGGAGCCGTCTTCATGGACCATGCTAGGGCGGACAGCGAACGACGCCCACTCCAGCCCGGTCTAGCCCACGCCATTCGCCGTCGTCGGTTGCTGCTTGTTGGCGGCATCGCGATGGTTTCAGGGGTGCTGTGTGCCCTGGTGTTGCTGAACGCAGTATCGCCGGAGCAGGCATCAGCGGTGGGTGTGATCACAGCTTCCTGCACTGCTTTGGTCAGGACTGTTATTCCTGATCAGCAGCGGGATGGCGCCGCTATCGAAGACTGACGAGGGCCCGCGGCCAATGCCGTGCGGGGTCCTGACAAGCTGATCAGGACCCCGTTTCGGTGTCCGCGACCGTACTTCGAGCGGCGATGTCCCCGAACGAAGGCATTCCTAGGTAGATCGACTGTTTTGATCTTGCTGCTTGCGCGTCCATCTGAGCGAGCTTGTCCTTGGCCCCTTCAAGGGTGGTCCCGTGGCCCTTGACGTCGCCGAGCCAGCCTTCTCGTTCGGCCTCGGCGATGCGGTCGACGAGGTTGTCCCTGATCTCGACCAAGCGCCATCGCTGGCGAGGATCAGGTCGGAGCATCGGACAGCGGATGCAGGCGTGTTCGTGGATGCAGGACGTTCCGTAGGCTCGTCCGCAGGTGCCAATCGAGACCTTGCGGAGCTCGAAGTGCCCCAGGAACTCGTCCCACTCGGCGTCGGTCGGCCTACGGTACTCCTCGCTGGGACGGGTCGACCGCCGCCGCGCGATAAACGAGCGGTGGGCCTCGATGGCCTCCATGGGGTAGATCGCCTTGTAGCGCATGGTCGTTGAGATGTCGTCGTGCCCGGCGATGACCTGCGCGATATGAGGTGGCAGGCCGTTCATGATGGCATCGGTGATGAAGATCCTTCGGAAGTCGTGCGGCTGGTAGTCGAGCGGCTGACCTGTGTTGTCGGTCAGGCCGGCGAAGTCGAGGGTCTCGTTGAGTGCCCTGCGGATCGTGGTCTCGGAGATCGGCCTGTTCTGACCGCCCGTGCGCCATTGGAACAGCAGAGGCATGGGCGGGTTCCAGACCTTCTCGCCGACGTCGTAGGAGCGGACCAGCGGAACGGTCCCGGCGGCGTCGCGGACTCGGCAGATGATGGCGCCGAGCACGTCGGCGAGTTCGGGGCTGACCAGCAGGAGTCGTTCCTGGTCGGTCTTCGAGGGGGCGATCTGCAGGAGCGGAACGACCTCCCCAGTGGTGGGGAGCGTGTACTGGGTGATGCTGTGGTGGCTGACCTCCAGCATCTCCTCGATGCGGACGCCAGTGTGTCGGAGGAACTCCACCGTCGCCCAGGCCCAGAAGGCCCGGTTCTCGGTATAGCCGAACGTGCATCGCCGCCCGTCCTCGTCATAGACGGTGTTGGCGGCGACGCCGTCTGCCCAGCGGGGGTGCCGGATGCGGGTGTAGTTCTTGCCTAAGACCGAGAAGGTGGCGCCGGGGGCGGCCGCGAGGGCCGCCTCATTTCGCGTGCGGGCCTCCTTGAGCTGCCGGTCCGCGGCCTCGACGAGGGTGGGCAGGACGGGCAGCCGTTCCCGGGTGCGCTGGTCCGACTTCGCCTTCTGCCGCCGGGCGTGCTTCTTGTAGTTCAGCTCGGCTTCCTTGACGGGACTGGGGGCCACCCAAGGTGCCCAGCGGCCCGGCTCCTCGACGGCCCACTGGGAGATGTCGAGGTAGAAGGCCCGGATGACGTTCAGCACCGAGATGGCGCTTTGCCGTTCGGTGGTGATCTCGATGTAGCTGCCGTCCGGTTGCCGCTTGCGGCGGGTCTTGGTGCGAATGCGTTCCTTCCATGCGGTCGCGACGTTCTTCGGCAGTCGCAGGGAGTCGATCCCTGGGTGGTGGCGTTCAAGGTCGGCCCAGAACAGCTGGGCGAGGTTGCGCGAGAGCCCTTCCAGCGACGTGTAGTCCAGGGCTGGTTGGCGCTCGGTGAGGTAGTCGACGATCAGGTCGCGGACCGGGCGGCACTGCAGCTGGTAGCGGTCCACCAGCTCCTCGACGCTGACCTGCCCGGCCCGCCGTTTGAAGTCGCGGAGGGTGGCCGGCGCGTCCGGGGGAAAGACCTCCAGGTCCTTGAGCCAGAGGTAGAACAGTGACCGGCCGCTTCCCGTGGCCATGGTCTCGTGCTCGATGCCTCGCAGTTCGAGGCAGTCGCCGACGGTGATGTCGCTGACCTTGCCGCCTTTGGCCAGGATGATCGTGGAGATGTGGTTCCGGGCCTGCAGGCCGAGCTTGGCGTCCCAGACGCCTGGGGCGGCCTTGGCCTCCAGGGCGGAGAAGCCGTCCGGGTCACGGCACTCGGCCACGATCTGACGCATGTGCCGCGACCGGCGGGTCAGCAGCCAGCGGGGGTCGGGCCGGATCACGTCAGCGCAGGCCATCCCGAGGATGCCCGATCGCAGGACGCCATCGGGGATGGGGTCCGCGTGCTCTCGGACCCAGGGTCCGAGATCCGGAAGGTCGAGGGCAAGGTGCTTGTCCAACGGGCTGTTGCGCCACCGCTGTTGCCAGGTCTCGCCGTCGAACCGCTCAAGCCATCGCATCACGTTGCGGGCCCCGCGCCAGCGTGTGTAGCGCGTGTTCTTCGCAGCGTCTTTGAACAGCTCGTTCAGCATGTCGAGGACGGTGTCGCTGTCGACCGCGGTCTCCGGCCAGGTCTCCGGGACGGTCCGCGGCGGGTAGGCCTTCTGCAAGGCCTTGTAGTGCGAGCCGTGAAACGCGAGAACAGGGCCTTGAGCTGGCACTTTGGCCAGCAGTGTCGTGCTCGTCATGATCGGCCGAACAGGACGTCCAGGCTCGCCGCGTTGTAACCGGGAG
This genomic window contains:
- a CDS encoding DUF4244 domain-containing protein — its product is MSQAVRARLRALVIKVRTARRRDAGMVTSEYAMGIVAAVAFAVVLYKVVTSGAVSTELQRIVKQALSVRM
- a CDS encoding type II secretion system F family protein, coding for MSGDVVHRLGVVVGAAAAAAALVYWAGATRRDRKARGRLTALLTPEPAGPGTRGTEVMDAVRRVLPLLGAVGAGWALIGGATGAVTGLLVAAGLWRRQRRRATTGEEAEKARAEEAARQLPLAADLLAACVAAGAGPVVAAQAVGDALGGPLGDALARGAAEVRLGGEPGGAWRTLAELPGAGPLARLLERADVSGLPAAAPVARLAARARADRARATTARARRAAVMVTAPVGLCFLPAFVAVGVLPVVIGLAGGALGGGGGR
- a CDS encoding type II secretion system F family protein encodes the protein MTTTNELSVGLALVCLGVAGWLAGGGHPGVRRARLLLAHGGTAGAGPPRPARRLREAALRAHGRLRPEWWCLVAGLFLAVLGGSVLPVVAGAAGVPVLRGVRRAGSVRRDGERRQDAVIALCGVLAGEVRAGRQPAEALLWAARDFAGLGEARAGLLAAARFGGDVPGALTAAARRPGAEGLRGLAACWRVAVDQGAGLAAGLDRLETALRAEREQRADLRAQLAGARATAVMLACLPALGLLLGVALGADPLHVLLHTGAGLGCLLAGGVLEGLGVWWVTRIVRGAEAVT
- a CDS encoding site-specific integrase, with the translated sequence MTSTTLLAKVPAQGPVLAFHGSHYKALQKAYPPRTVPETWPETAVDSDTVLDMLNELFKDAAKNTRYTRWRGARNVMRWLERFDGETWQQRWRNSPLDKHLALDLPDLGPWVREHADPIPDGVLRSGILGMACADVIRPDPRWLLTRRSRHMRQIVAECRDPDGFSALEAKAAPGVWDAKLGLQARNHISTIILAKGGKVSDITVGDCLELRGIEHETMATGSGRSLFYLWLKDLEVFPPDAPATLRDFKRRAGQVSVEELVDRYQLQCRPVRDLIVDYLTERQPALDYTSLEGLSRNLAQLFWADLERHHPGIDSLRLPKNVATAWKERIRTKTRRKRQPDGSYIEITTERQSAISVLNVIRAFYLDISQWAVEEPGRWAPWVAPSPVKEAELNYKKHARRQKAKSDQRTRERLPVLPTLVEAADRQLKEARTRNEAALAAAPGATFSVLGKNYTRIRHPRWADGVAANTVYDEDGRRCTFGYTENRAFWAWATVEFLRHTGVRIEEMLEVSHHSITQYTLPTTGEVVPLLQIAPSKTDQERLLLVSPELADVLGAIICRVRDAAGTVPLVRSYDVGEKVWNPPMPLLFQWRTGGQNRPISETTIRRALNETLDFAGLTDNTGQPLDYQPHDFRRIFITDAIMNGLPPHIAQVIAGHDDISTTMRYKAIYPMEAIEAHRSFIARRRSTRPSEEYRRPTDAEWDEFLGHFELRKVSIGTCGRAYGTSCIHEHACIRCPMLRPDPRQRWRLVEIRDNLVDRIAEAEREGWLGDVKGHGTTLEGAKDKLAQMDAQAARSKQSIYLGMPSFGDIAARSTVADTETGS